From the genome of Yersinia enterocolitica, one region includes:
- a CDS encoding biotin synthase (catalyzes the formation of biotin from dethiobiotin): MANYIRWTVGQAQALFEKPLLDLLFEAQQIHRQHFDSRQVQVSTLLSIKTGACPEDCKYCPQSSRYKTGLESERLMQVEQVLASAKKAKAAGSTRFCMGAAWKNPHERDMPYLEKMVEGVKAMGMETCMTLGSLDKQQAHRLAEAGLDYYNHNLDTSPEFYGSIITTRSYQERLDTLSEVRDAGIKVCSGGIVGLGETVRDRAGLLVQLANLPKPPESVPINMLVKVKGTPMENNDDVDAFEFIRTIAIARIMMPTSYVRLSAGREQMNEQTQAMCFMAGANSIFYGCKLLTTANPEEDKDLQLFRKLGLNPQQTATEQGDREQQQVLTEQLLQRDSLPGESTQFYNAAI; encoded by the coding sequence ATGGCAAATTATATTCGCTGGACAGTCGGGCAAGCCCAGGCCTTGTTTGAAAAACCACTACTGGATTTATTGTTTGAAGCGCAGCAGATTCATCGTCAGCATTTTGACTCGCGTCAGGTGCAAGTCAGTACTTTGCTGTCGATTAAGACCGGTGCTTGCCCGGAAGATTGCAAATATTGCCCGCAAAGCTCGCGTTACAAAACTGGCTTGGAAAGTGAGCGCTTAATGCAGGTTGAACAAGTGCTGGCGTCAGCGAAAAAGGCCAAAGCCGCTGGCTCAACCCGTTTCTGTATGGGCGCGGCCTGGAAGAATCCCCATGAGCGTGATATGCCTTATTTGGAGAAAATGGTTGAAGGTGTCAAGGCCATGGGGATGGAAACCTGTATGACGCTTGGCTCGCTGGATAAACAGCAAGCTCACCGGTTGGCAGAGGCTGGGCTGGATTATTACAACCACAATCTTGATACCTCGCCGGAATTCTACGGCAGCATCATTACCACCCGCAGTTATCAGGAACGGCTCGATACCCTCAGTGAAGTTCGTGACGCCGGTATCAAAGTCTGTTCGGGAGGCATTGTCGGGTTAGGCGAAACTGTTCGTGACCGCGCAGGGCTACTGGTACAACTGGCGAATTTGCCCAAACCGCCTGAAAGTGTGCCGATCAATATGCTGGTAAAAGTGAAAGGCACGCCGATGGAAAATAACGACGACGTCGATGCTTTCGAGTTTATCCGCACCATCGCTATCGCACGTATCATGATGCCAACCTCTTACGTGCGTTTATCTGCCGGTCGCGAACAAATGAACGAGCAAACGCAGGCGATGTGCTTTATGGCAGGGGCTAACTCTATTTTCTACGGCTGTAAATTGCTTACCACGGCGAATCCTGAAGAAGATAAAGATCTGCAACTGTTTCGTAAATTGGGGCTGAATCCACAGCAAACCGCCACCGAGCAAGGGGATCGCGAACAGCAGCAAGTATTGACTGAGCAACTCTTGCAGCGTGACTCATTGCCCGGTGAGAGCACACAATTTTATAACGCGGCAATCTGA